The Benincasa hispida cultivar B227 chromosome 11, ASM972705v1, whole genome shotgun sequence genome has a segment encoding these proteins:
- the LOC120091373 gene encoding cysteine-rich and transmembrane domain-containing protein WIH2-like: MSYYNQGQPPIGVPPPQGYPPEGYPKDAYPPPGYPPQGYPPPGAYPPPGYPPPYAPQYAQAPPQQQSSSGPGCLEGCLAALCCCCLLDACF, from the exons ATGAGTTATTATAATCAAGGTCAACCTCCGATTGGAGTGCCTCCACCTCAAG gtTATCCACCAGAAGGTTATCCGAAAGATGCTTATCCGCCGCCGGGATATCCGCCGCAAGGCTATCCTCCTCCCGGTGCTTATCCGCCTCCGGGATATCCTCCGCCTTACGCTCCTCAGTATGCTCAAGCTCCTCCTCAACAGCAAAGTAGCAGCGGCCCTGGTTGCCTTGAAGGCTG TTTGGCTGCGTTGTGCTGTTGCTGCCTGCTTGACGCCTGCTTTTGA